The following coding sequences are from one Oncorhynchus kisutch isolate 150728-3 linkage group LG23, Okis_V2, whole genome shotgun sequence window:
- the LOC109868290 gene encoding cyclin-I isoform X1, with product MKFAEPLESQRLSFLLEKAASREALMWKVYVPKKPSPGSQDTDISPAQRDEAVCWLINLHNDTKLYPETLSLAISILDRFLGTIKARPKYLRCIAIACYFLAAKTSEEDERVPLLRDLASSSRCGCSPSEILRMERIILDKLNWDLHAATPLEFLHIFHVMVLSCKPRFMVGLVGCNPAQHLSVLTQQLHYCLADSALLHPLSRGSMLALALITLELENICPDWLALTINLLRKTQIDSSQLIRCRELVSRHLSTQEASLPPNTVYIYQSLHHSLDPDPCTRGRESDTRLPDTDPPAPSTAPRDRSLSWVSSTTLLQVHGPPKPSHHSHQVSLRCKHSAKRKVEEMEVDEFYEGIKRLYNEENGGAPEGTAVTGEEPLEESPVLLVRREGHTSPCPPLQPVSVS from the exons ATGAAGTTTGCCGAACCCTTGGAAAGCCAGAGGCTGTCTTTTCTTTTGGAAAAGGCCGCCTCTAGGGAAGCCCTGATGTGGAAGGTGTACGTGCCCAAAAAGCCATCTCCCGGCAGTCAG GATACAGACATCTCCCCTGCCCAGCGTGATGAGGCTGTGTGCTGGCTCATTAACCTCCACAATGACACCAAGCTATATCCAGAGACCCTCTCCCTAGCCATCAGTATTTTGGACAGGTTTTTAGGCACTATAAAG gcCCGTCCAAAGTACCTCCGCTGCATCGCCATCGCCTGTTACTTCCTGGCTGCCAAAACCAGCGAGGAGGACGAG CGTGTGCCGTTGCTGCGTGACTTGGCCAGCAGCAGCAGATGTGGCTGCTCCCCATCAGAGATACTGAGAATGGAGAGGATCATTCTGGATAAACTCAACTGGGACCTGCACGCTGCAACTCCGCTGGAATTTCTACACATT TTCCATGTCATGGTGCTGTCCTGCAAGCCACGGTTCATGGTGGGTCTGGTGGGGTGTAACCCGGCGCAGCACCTGTCCGTGTTGACCCAGCAGCTGCACTACTGCCTGGCCGACAGCGCCCTGCTACATCCCCTCTCCCGGGGATCCATGCTGGCGCTGGCCCTCATCACCCTGGAGCTGGAGAATATCTGCCCTGACTGGCTGGCTCTCACGATCAACCTGCTCAGGAAAACACAG ATTGACAGTTCTCAGCTGATCCGATGTCGAGAGCTGGTGTCACGTCACCTGTCCACACAGGAAGCTTCCCTGCCTCCCAACACTGTGTACATCTACCAGTCCCTGCACCACAGTCTGGACCCGGACCCTTGCACCCGGGGAAGAGAGTCCGACACCAGGCTCCCAGACACAGACCCACCGGCGCCATCCACGGCCCCTAGGGACAGGAGCCTCTCCTGGGTCTCCTCTACCACCCTGCTCCAGGTCCATGGACCACCCAAACCCAGCCACCACTCCCACCAAGTCTCCCTGCGCTGCAAGCACTCAGCCAAGCGCAAG gtggaggagatggaggtcGACGAATTCTACGAGGGGATCAAACGACTCTACAACGAAGAGAACGGGGGCGCTCCGGAAGGAACGGCGGTAACGGGGGAGGAGCCTCTAGAGGAGAGTCCTGTCCTATTGGTCAGGAGGGAGGGCCACacctccccctgcccccctctccaACCCGTCAGTGTCTCATAG
- the LOC109868290 gene encoding cyclin-I isoform X3: MWKVYVPKKPSPGSQDTDISPAQRDEAVCWLINLHNDTKLYPETLSLAISILDRFLGTIKARPKYLRCIAIACYFLAAKTSEEDERVPLLRDLASSSRCGCSPSEILRMERIILDKLNWDLHAATPLEFLHIFHVMVLSCKPRFMVGLVGCNPAQHLSVLTQQLHYCLADSALLHPLSRGSMLALALITLELENICPDWLALTINLLRKTQIDSSQLIRCRELVSRHLSTQEASLPPNTVYIYQSLHHSLDPDPCTRGRESDTRLPDTDPPAPSTAPRDRSLSWVSSTTLLQVHGPPKPSHHSHQVSLRCKHSAKRKVEEMEVDEFYEGIKRLYNEENGGAPEGTAVTGEEPLEESPVLLVRREGHTSPCPPLQPVSVS; the protein is encoded by the exons ATGTGGAAGGTGTACGTGCCCAAAAAGCCATCTCCCGGCAGT CAGGATACAGACATCTCCCCTGCCCAGCGTGATGAGGCTGTGTGCTGGCTCATTAACCTCCACAATGACACCAAGCTATATCCAGAGACCCTCTCCCTAGCCATCAGTATTTTGGACAGGTTTTTAGGCACTATAAAG gcCCGTCCAAAGTACCTCCGCTGCATCGCCATCGCCTGTTACTTCCTGGCTGCCAAAACCAGCGAGGAGGACGAG CGTGTGCCGTTGCTGCGTGACTTGGCCAGCAGCAGCAGATGTGGCTGCTCCCCATCAGAGATACTGAGAATGGAGAGGATCATTCTGGATAAACTCAACTGGGACCTGCACGCTGCAACTCCGCTGGAATTTCTACACATT TTCCATGTCATGGTGCTGTCCTGCAAGCCACGGTTCATGGTGGGTCTGGTGGGGTGTAACCCGGCGCAGCACCTGTCCGTGTTGACCCAGCAGCTGCACTACTGCCTGGCCGACAGCGCCCTGCTACATCCCCTCTCCCGGGGATCCATGCTGGCGCTGGCCCTCATCACCCTGGAGCTGGAGAATATCTGCCCTGACTGGCTGGCTCTCACGATCAACCTGCTCAGGAAAACACAG ATTGACAGTTCTCAGCTGATCCGATGTCGAGAGCTGGTGTCACGTCACCTGTCCACACAGGAAGCTTCCCTGCCTCCCAACACTGTGTACATCTACCAGTCCCTGCACCACAGTCTGGACCCGGACCCTTGCACCCGGGGAAGAGAGTCCGACACCAGGCTCCCAGACACAGACCCACCGGCGCCATCCACGGCCCCTAGGGACAGGAGCCTCTCCTGGGTCTCCTCTACCACCCTGCTCCAGGTCCATGGACCACCCAAACCCAGCCACCACTCCCACCAAGTCTCCCTGCGCTGCAAGCACTCAGCCAAGCGCAAG gtggaggagatggaggtcGACGAATTCTACGAGGGGATCAAACGACTCTACAACGAAGAGAACGGGGGCGCTCCGGAAGGAACGGCGGTAACGGGGGAGGAGCCTCTAGAGGAGAGTCCTGTCCTATTGGTCAGGAGGGAGGGCCACacctccccctgcccccctctccaACCCGTCAGTGTCTCATAG
- the LOC109868290 gene encoding cyclin-I isoform X2 has protein sequence MKFAEPLESQRLSFLLEKAASREALMWKVYVPKKPSPGSQDTDISPAQRDEAVCWLINLHNDTKLYPETLSLAISILDRFLGTIKARPKYLRCIAIACYFLAAKTSEEDERVPLLRDLASSSRCGCSPSEILRMERIILDKLNWDLHAATPLEFLHIFHVMVLSCKPRFMVGLVGCNPAQHLSVLTQQLHYCLADSALLHPLSRGSMLALALITLELENICPDWLALTINLLRKTQIDSSQLIRCRELVSRHLSTQEASLPPNTVYIYQSLHHSLDPDPCTRGRESDTRLPDTDPPAPSTAPRDRSLSWVSSTTLLQVHGPPKPSHHSHQVSLRCKHSAKRKVRAWLLQQPEWRRWRSTNSTRGSNDSTTKRTGALRKERR, from the exons ATGAAGTTTGCCGAACCCTTGGAAAGCCAGAGGCTGTCTTTTCTTTTGGAAAAGGCCGCCTCTAGGGAAGCCCTGATGTGGAAGGTGTACGTGCCCAAAAAGCCATCTCCCGGCAGTCAG GATACAGACATCTCCCCTGCCCAGCGTGATGAGGCTGTGTGCTGGCTCATTAACCTCCACAATGACACCAAGCTATATCCAGAGACCCTCTCCCTAGCCATCAGTATTTTGGACAGGTTTTTAGGCACTATAAAG gcCCGTCCAAAGTACCTCCGCTGCATCGCCATCGCCTGTTACTTCCTGGCTGCCAAAACCAGCGAGGAGGACGAG CGTGTGCCGTTGCTGCGTGACTTGGCCAGCAGCAGCAGATGTGGCTGCTCCCCATCAGAGATACTGAGAATGGAGAGGATCATTCTGGATAAACTCAACTGGGACCTGCACGCTGCAACTCCGCTGGAATTTCTACACATT TTCCATGTCATGGTGCTGTCCTGCAAGCCACGGTTCATGGTGGGTCTGGTGGGGTGTAACCCGGCGCAGCACCTGTCCGTGTTGACCCAGCAGCTGCACTACTGCCTGGCCGACAGCGCCCTGCTACATCCCCTCTCCCGGGGATCCATGCTGGCGCTGGCCCTCATCACCCTGGAGCTGGAGAATATCTGCCCTGACTGGCTGGCTCTCACGATCAACCTGCTCAGGAAAACACAG ATTGACAGTTCTCAGCTGATCCGATGTCGAGAGCTGGTGTCACGTCACCTGTCCACACAGGAAGCTTCCCTGCCTCCCAACACTGTGTACATCTACCAGTCCCTGCACCACAGTCTGGACCCGGACCCTTGCACCCGGGGAAGAGAGTCCGACACCAGGCTCCCAGACACAGACCCACCGGCGCCATCCACGGCCCCTAGGGACAGGAGCCTCTCCTGGGTCTCCTCTACCACCCTGCTCCAGGTCCATGGACCACCCAAACCCAGCCACCACTCCCACCAAGTCTCCCTGCGCTGCAAGCACTCAGCCAAGCGCAAGGTGAGAGCTTGGCTGCTTCAACAACCGGA gtggaggagatggaggtcGACGAATTCTACGAGGGGATCAAACGACTCTACAACGAAGAGAACGGGGGCGCTCCGGAAGGAACGGCGGTAA